Proteins encoded within one genomic window of Streptomyces taklimakanensis:
- a CDS encoding SRPBCC family protein yields MSKVEESIEVHVPVRTAYDQWTQFETFPEFMEGVERVEQKTDTLTHWVTKVGGAQREFDARVTEQIPDERVAWTTVDGEAKQAGVVTFHRLDDSRTKVMLQMEHDPKGLTDTVGDKLGVVRHRVKGDLERFKEFIEERGRETGAWRGQV; encoded by the coding sequence ATGTCCAAGGTCGAGGAGTCGATCGAGGTTCACGTCCCGGTGCGCACCGCGTACGACCAGTGGACGCAGTTCGAGACCTTCCCCGAGTTCATGGAGGGCGTCGAGCGGGTCGAGCAGAAGACGGACACGCTGACCCACTGGGTGACGAAGGTCGGCGGTGCCCAGCGGGAGTTCGACGCCCGCGTCACCGAGCAGATCCCCGACGAGCGGGTGGCCTGGACGACGGTCGACGGCGAGGCCAAGCAGGCCGGTGTGGTCACCTTCCACCGCCTCGACGACAGCCGGACCAAGGTGATGCTCCAGATGGAGCACGACCCAAAGGGCCTCACCGACACCGTCGGCGACAAGCTCGGTGTGGTCCGCCACCGCGTCAAGGGCGACCTGGAGCGGTTCAAGGAGTTCATCGAGGAGCGCGGCAGGGAGACGGGCGCCTGGCGGGGTCAGGTCTGA
- a CDS encoding cation-translocating P-type ATPase, whose translation MSPLPGLNALVPPVSGLLPRGVTAGLREAVDVAGGMAGHLVGLPRRGVWSRPGRCHIVVHGVHTPDGERIARRVERALERHPGVLWARVNAPSGRVVVALASPPPPERELIDLVERAESGTGHEPCEGDEHGEWCLEPHHPCEGPRTGQSVSALAADVAGLALSTLNRVAPWTPLPPEVAALTGAVARHPRLRELVSRGLHDPEQAESLLPVATALAQGVATRGGGLVLDVVQRLAQWREADAHRRAWEAAEPRLVRGPEDAAADPIAVERPVPAPGDAADRYAERSMALGALAGAAAAPFAGPRRGLAVALSGVPKAPDAGREGFATALGRALALRGATVMDRGVLRRLGQIDTVLLDEEALSGSRLEPFDLVPLGGADPKETAERLFALRSAEGAKGPGDSEEPPSDGDATGVRRDGDGWVLGPLEELELTGRKGVRAARRLREQGAERVLGLARNGRLAAVAGLARQKAPGADAVAAAARRAGARVVLASDRPEPLFGFADAVVPGGSRLTASLRGMQTDGAVVLLVSGDRRALAAADCGLGVHREDEPTAWGAHILVGTDLESVGLVVDAVGVAAQVDHESRFLAAGGSGVGAVAALQARGGQSTARGAAAGTAAGTAAFCLGTWRARQLLARPVTPPVETTPWHLMPADRVLGRLGVTEEGLSREEAEERAGRDTTSEQPTRIGLPAAFVEELANPLTPVLAAGAALSAAVGSRTDAVLVAGITGTSALVGAVQRVRTDRALEELFARSAIGARVRRGGVERLVAAGDLVVGDVVVLRSQEVVPADCRLLRAEGLEVDESSLTGESLPVAKDPAPVVAAQIADRRSMLYEGTTVSAGTAVAVVVATGSATEVGRSLATARQKAPTTGVESRLTGLTKTSLPLALGSAAAVAGAGLLHGHRLADTLASAVNLAVASVPEGLPLLVNAAQLAAARRLADHGALVRNPRTIEALGRADVLCFDKTGTLTEGDLQLATVSDGERDLPADRLDAPCKQVLGAALRATPPARASEPMEHQTDRAVVVGARRAKVAVRQGAPQWRRTDALPFESSRAYHATAGRTSRGPLLSVKGAPENVLERCARRRGGGREEELDASARRRLTETAEELAGAGRRVLAVAERPLREDEDLTDEAVDDLTFLGFVTLADPVRSGAAPATARLRAAGVQTVMLTGDHPATADAIAATVSEDPDQKVCTGAEIDALDDDALDELLPTLDVIARCSPHHKVRIVQAYQRIGRVVAMTGDGANDAPAIRLADVGIALGRRGTPAATAAADLVVGDDRLETIIAALLEGRAMWGSVRDALAILVGGNLGEVAFSVLAASLTGSSPLNARQIMLVNLLTDLAPALAIAVREPAAQEAGERLLSEGPDRSLGAGLNQEVLLRGATTTLGAGLAWGAARLTGRRRRASTVALASVVGTQLAQTLLTGGLDRNVLLAGVGSAAALVGVIQTPGVSQFFGCTPLGPVGWGITLGSITTATVLGTAATPLVRRLVPDVPDVPDERGSGPDGAE comes from the coding sequence ATGTCACCGTTGCCGGGTCTGAACGCTCTGGTGCCGCCCGTGTCCGGGCTGCTCCCGCGGGGGGTGACGGCCGGGCTGCGGGAGGCGGTGGACGTCGCGGGTGGGATGGCCGGGCACCTCGTGGGGCTGCCCCGCAGGGGCGTGTGGTCCCGACCGGGGCGCTGTCACATCGTCGTCCACGGGGTCCACACGCCGGACGGCGAGCGGATCGCCCGGCGTGTGGAGCGCGCGCTGGAGAGGCACCCCGGAGTGCTGTGGGCGCGGGTGAACGCCCCCTCGGGTCGGGTGGTGGTGGCGCTGGCCTCGCCTCCTCCGCCCGAGCGGGAGCTGATCGACCTGGTGGAGCGCGCCGAGAGCGGCACCGGGCACGAGCCCTGCGAGGGGGACGAGCACGGGGAGTGGTGCCTGGAGCCCCACCACCCCTGTGAGGGACCGCGCACCGGCCAGTCGGTCTCGGCGCTGGCGGCGGACGTGGCGGGGCTGGCGCTGTCCACCCTCAACCGGGTGGCCCCCTGGACCCCGCTGCCACCGGAGGTGGCCGCCCTCACGGGAGCCGTCGCCCGGCACCCGAGGCTGCGGGAGCTGGTCTCCAGGGGGCTGCACGACCCCGAGCAGGCCGAGTCGCTGCTGCCGGTGGCCACCGCGCTGGCCCAGGGCGTGGCGACCCGCGGCGGAGGGCTCGTGCTGGACGTGGTCCAGCGCCTGGCCCAGTGGCGGGAGGCGGACGCCCACCGCCGGGCGTGGGAGGCGGCCGAGCCGCGGCTGGTGCGCGGCCCGGAGGACGCCGCGGCCGACCCGATCGCGGTGGAGCGCCCCGTCCCGGCCCCCGGCGACGCCGCCGACCGCTACGCCGAGCGGTCGATGGCGTTGGGGGCCCTCGCCGGAGCGGCCGCGGCGCCGTTCGCCGGTCCGCGGCGCGGGCTGGCGGTGGCTCTCTCCGGGGTGCCCAAGGCCCCCGACGCGGGGCGGGAGGGGTTCGCCACCGCGCTCGGCCGGGCCCTGGCCCTGCGTGGCGCCACCGTCATGGACCGGGGCGTGCTGCGGCGGCTGGGGCAGATCGACACCGTCCTGCTGGACGAGGAGGCCCTCAGCGGCAGTCGTCTGGAGCCGTTCGACCTGGTCCCGCTCGGGGGCGCGGATCCGAAGGAGACGGCCGAACGGCTCTTCGCCCTCCGGAGTGCCGAGGGTGCAAAGGGCCCGGGGGACTCGGAGGAGCCCCCGTCGGACGGGGACGCGACCGGGGTGCGCCGCGACGGGGACGGCTGGGTGCTGGGGCCGCTGGAGGAGCTGGAGCTGACCGGCCGCAAGGGCGTCCGGGCCGCGCGCCGGCTGCGGGAGCAGGGCGCCGAGCGGGTGCTGGGCCTGGCCCGGAACGGGCGCCTGGCGGCTGTGGCGGGCCTGGCCCGGCAGAAGGCGCCCGGCGCGGACGCGGTGGCGGCCGCCGCGCGGCGCGCCGGGGCGCGTGTGGTGCTCGCCAGCGATCGTCCCGAACCGCTGTTCGGCTTCGCCGACGCCGTCGTTCCCGGTGGGAGCCGTCTCACCGCCTCCCTGCGCGGCATGCAGACGGACGGCGCGGTGGTGCTGTTGGTCTCCGGCGACCGGCGCGCGCTGGCCGCCGCCGACTGCGGCCTCGGCGTGCACCGGGAGGACGAACCGACGGCGTGGGGCGCGCACATCCTGGTGGGCACGGACCTGGAGTCGGTCGGGCTGGTCGTGGACGCGGTGGGCGTGGCCGCCCAGGTCGACCACGAGAGCCGTTTCCTGGCCGCGGGCGGCAGCGGGGTCGGCGCCGTCGCGGCCCTCCAGGCCCGCGGCGGACAGTCGACGGCCCGGGGCGCCGCCGCGGGCACCGCCGCCGGGACCGCGGCGTTCTGCCTGGGCACCTGGCGCGCCCGGCAGTTGCTGGCCCGCCCCGTCACCCCGCCGGTGGAGACCACGCCGTGGCATCTGATGCCCGCCGACCGCGTCCTCGGACGGTTGGGCGTCACCGAGGAGGGGCTGAGCCGCGAGGAGGCCGAGGAACGGGCCGGGCGGGACACCACCTCCGAGCAACCGACGCGCATCGGACTGCCCGCGGCGTTCGTCGAGGAGCTGGCCAACCCCCTCACCCCGGTGCTCGCGGCGGGCGCCGCCCTGTCGGCGGCCGTGGGCTCGCGGACCGACGCCGTGCTGGTGGCCGGGATCACCGGGACGTCCGCGCTGGTGGGCGCCGTACAGCGGGTGCGGACCGACCGGGCCCTGGAGGAGCTGTTCGCCCGTTCCGCGATCGGCGCGCGGGTGCGCAGGGGCGGCGTCGAGCGTCTGGTGGCCGCCGGGGACCTGGTCGTCGGGGACGTCGTCGTGCTGCGCTCCCAGGAGGTGGTGCCCGCGGACTGCCGGCTGCTGCGGGCCGAGGGGCTGGAGGTCGACGAGTCCTCCCTGACGGGCGAGTCCCTGCCGGTCGCCAAGGACCCGGCACCGGTGGTCGCCGCGCAGATCGCCGACCGCCGCTCCATGCTCTACGAGGGCACCACCGTCTCGGCGGGCACCGCGGTGGCCGTGGTGGTGGCCACCGGGTCGGCCACCGAGGTCGGCCGCAGCCTGGCCACCGCCCGGCAGAAGGCCCCGACGACCGGAGTGGAGTCCCGGCTGACCGGCCTGACCAAGACCAGCCTGCCGCTGGCGCTCGGCTCGGCGGCGGCGGTCGCCGGGGCCGGCCTGCTGCACGGCCACCGGCTGGCCGACACCCTCGCCTCCGCGGTGAACCTGGCCGTCGCCTCCGTGCCCGAGGGGCTGCCGCTGCTGGTCAACGCCGCGCAGCTGGCCGCCGCCCGGCGGCTGGCCGACCACGGCGCCCTGGTCCGCAACCCCCGCACGATCGAGGCGCTCGGCCGCGCCGACGTGCTGTGCTTCGACAAGACCGGAACCCTCACCGAGGGCGACCTCCAACTCGCCACCGTCAGCGACGGCGAACGCGATCTGCCCGCCGACCGGCTCGACGCTCCCTGCAAGCAGGTGCTGGGCGCCGCGCTGCGTGCCACCCCGCCCGCCCGCGCCTCCGAGCCCATGGAGCACCAGACCGACCGGGCGGTGGTGGTCGGGGCCCGACGCGCGAAGGTCGCCGTGCGTCAGGGCGCGCCGCAGTGGCGGCGCACCGACGCCCTGCCGTTCGAGTCGTCCCGCGCCTACCACGCCACCGCCGGTCGCACCTCGCGCGGGCCGCTGCTCAGCGTCAAGGGCGCGCCCGAGAACGTGCTGGAGCGCTGCGCCCGGCGGCGCGGCGGGGGAAGGGAGGAGGAACTCGACGCCTCGGCCCGGCGGCGGCTGACGGAGACCGCCGAGGAGTTGGCCGGTGCCGGCCGGCGTGTCCTGGCCGTGGCCGAGCGTCCGCTGCGCGAGGACGAGGACCTCACCGACGAGGCCGTCGACGACCTGACCTTCCTGGGCTTCGTCACCCTGGCCGACCCGGTGCGCTCCGGCGCCGCGCCGGCGACCGCGCGGCTGCGCGCGGCCGGGGTGCAGACGGTCATGCTCACCGGCGACCACCCCGCCACCGCCGACGCCATCGCCGCGACCGTCAGCGAGGACCCCGACCAGAAGGTGTGCACGGGCGCCGAGATCGACGCGTTGGACGACGACGCGCTCGACGAGCTGCTGCCCACCCTGGACGTCATCGCCCGGTGCAGCCCCCACCACAAGGTCCGCATCGTCCAGGCGTACCAGCGCATCGGTCGGGTGGTGGCGATGACCGGCGACGGCGCCAACGACGCCCCCGCCATCCGGCTGGCCGACGTCGGCATCGCCCTGGGGCGCCGCGGCACTCCCGCCGCCACCGCCGCCGCCGACCTGGTGGTCGGCGACGACCGGCTGGAGACGATCATCGCCGCGCTGCTGGAGGGCCGTGCGATGTGGGGCTCGGTCCGCGACGCGCTGGCCATCCTGGTCGGCGGCAACCTCGGCGAGGTCGCCTTCAGCGTGCTGGCCGCCTCCCTGACCGGCTCCTCGCCCCTCAACGCCCGGCAGATCATGCTCGTCAACCTCCTCACCGACCTCGCCCCGGCGCTGGCCATCGCGGTGCGCGAACCCGCGGCGCAGGAGGCCGGCGAGCGGCTGTTGAGCGAGGGGCCCGACCGTTCCCTGGGGGCCGGGCTGAACCAGGAGGTGCTGCTGCGCGGCGCCACCACCACGCTCGGCGCCGGACTGGCCTGGGGGGCCGCCCGGCTCACCGGGCGGCGGCGGCGGGCGAGCACGGTCGCCCTGGCGTCGGTGGTCGGCACCCAGCTCGCCCAGACGCTGCTGACCGGCGGCCTGGACCGCAACGTGTTGCTGGCCGGGGTCGGGTCGGCCGCGGCCCTGGTGGGCGTCATCCAGACGCCCGGGGTGAGCCAGTTCTTCGGCTGCACTCCGCTGGGGCCCGTCGGCTGGGGCATCACCCTCGGCTCGATCACCACGGCCACGGTGCTGGGTACCGCCGCGACGCCGTTGGTGCGCCGGTTGGTGCCGGACGTGCCGGACGTGCCGGACGAGCGGGGGAGCGGGCCCGACGGGGCGGAGTGA
- a CDS encoding ATP-dependent Clp protease ATP-binding subunit — protein MTSGYMGPDDYGRDPLGEFLARFLGAAPSGGQRPGPRYFDFVRLMSEPARRLVTDAASYAAQHGSADLNTEHLLRAALTTDPTRSMVSRAGGDPDTIVAEIDRHAGDGPRRSSIAVSPAVKRALMDAHNVARSSGASYIGPEHVLVALAANRDSAAGQILNAAHFDARSSGLPEGYQPGPPGPGERPPAPSGRGGGGSTPNLDRFGRDLTELAREGRIDPVIGRDEQIEQTIEILARRGKNNPVLIGEAGVGKTAIVEGLAQRIVDGDVPDNLLGRRVVQLDIGGLVAGTRYRGDFEERLSGLIDEIRERTDELIVFIDELHTVVGAGGGGESGSMDASNMLKPALARGELHVIGATTLEEHRRHIEKDAALARRFQPVLVPEPSTADAVEILRGLRDRYEAHHQVRYSDEALLAAVELSDRYLTDRYLPDKAIDLMDQAGARVMLRSATRGTDVRVLEREAEQLRRDKDQAVADEDYERAKELRDRLADTERQIAEGDGKQPVGDRIAEVDVEDIADIVSRQTGIPVSSLTQEEKSRLLGLEEHLHRRVVGQDEAVSVVADAVLRSRAGLASANRPIGSFLFLGPTGVGKTELARALAEALFGTDDRMVRLDMSEYQERHTVSRLVGAPPGYVGHEEAGQLTEAVRRHPYSLLLLDEVEKAHPDVFNILLQVLDDGRLTDSQGRTVDFTNTVVVMTSNLGSEAITGRGGTLGFTPGGAGGEADEEARRERVLRPLREHFRPEFLNRIDEIVVFRRLSDEQLRRITDMLLDETRRRVHAQDVEIEFAPEAVDWLARHGYQPEYGARPLRRTIQREVDNPLSRMLLGGELVPHTRLRVDVGEGGLVFHRAPAPAAPAG, from the coding sequence ATGACCAGCGGGTACATGGGTCCCGACGACTACGGTCGGGACCCGCTCGGAGAGTTCCTCGCGCGTTTCCTGGGCGCCGCGCCCTCCGGTGGGCAGCGTCCCGGGCCCCGGTACTTCGACTTCGTCCGGCTGATGAGCGAGCCCGCCCGCCGGCTCGTCACCGACGCGGCGTCGTACGCGGCCCAGCACGGCAGCGCCGACCTCAACACCGAGCATCTGCTGCGGGCGGCCCTCACCACCGATCCGACCCGGTCCATGGTCTCCCGCGCCGGGGGCGACCCCGACACGATCGTCGCCGAGATCGACCGGCACGCCGGTGACGGCCCGCGGCGCAGCTCGATCGCCGTCAGTCCCGCCGTGAAGCGGGCCCTGATGGACGCCCACAACGTCGCCCGTTCCTCGGGCGCGTCCTACATCGGGCCCGAGCACGTGCTGGTGGCACTGGCCGCCAACCGGGACTCCGCGGCGGGGCAGATCCTCAACGCCGCCCACTTCGACGCGCGCTCCTCCGGACTCCCCGAGGGCTACCAGCCCGGTCCCCCGGGGCCGGGCGAGCGCCCGCCCGCCCCGAGCGGACGCGGCGGCGGGGGCAGCACGCCCAACCTGGACCGGTTCGGACGCGATCTGACCGAACTCGCCCGTGAGGGGCGCATCGACCCGGTGATCGGCCGTGACGAGCAGATCGAGCAGACCATCGAGATCCTGGCCCGGCGGGGCAAGAACAACCCGGTGCTGATCGGCGAGGCGGGCGTGGGCAAGACCGCCATCGTCGAGGGACTGGCCCAGCGCATCGTCGACGGCGACGTGCCCGACAACCTGCTGGGACGCCGCGTCGTCCAGCTCGACATCGGAGGTCTGGTGGCCGGCACCCGCTACCGGGGCGACTTCGAGGAGCGGCTCAGCGGCCTGATCGACGAGATCCGCGAGCGCACCGACGAGCTGATCGTCTTCATCGACGAACTGCACACCGTGGTGGGCGCCGGCGGTGGCGGCGAGAGCGGCTCGATGGACGCGAGCAACATGCTCAAGCCCGCCCTGGCCCGCGGCGAACTGCACGTCATCGGCGCCACCACGCTGGAGGAGCACCGCCGCCACATCGAGAAGGACGCCGCGCTGGCCCGCCGCTTCCAGCCCGTCCTGGTGCCCGAGCCGTCCACGGCCGACGCCGTGGAGATCCTGCGCGGTCTGCGGGACCGCTACGAGGCCCACCACCAGGTCCGCTACAGCGACGAGGCGCTGCTGGCCGCCGTCGAACTGTCCGACCGCTACCTCACCGACCGCTACCTGCCCGACAAGGCGATCGACCTGATGGACCAGGCGGGCGCGCGGGTGATGCTGCGCTCGGCCACCCGCGGCACCGACGTGCGCGTCCTGGAGCGCGAGGCCGAGCAACTGCGCCGGGACAAGGACCAGGCCGTGGCCGACGAGGACTACGAGCGGGCCAAGGAGCTGCGCGACCGGCTGGCCGACACGGAGCGGCAGATCGCCGAGGGGGACGGGAAGCAGCCGGTGGGGGACCGCATCGCCGAGGTCGACGTCGAGGACATCGCCGACATCGTCTCCCGGCAGACCGGCATCCCCGTCAGCAGCCTCACCCAGGAGGAGAAGAGCCGTCTGCTGGGCCTGGAGGAACACCTGCACCGGCGGGTCGTCGGCCAGGACGAGGCGGTCTCCGTCGTCGCCGACGCCGTGCTGCGCTCGCGCGCCGGACTGGCCAGCGCCAACCGGCCGATCGGCAGCTTCCTCTTCCTCGGCCCCACCGGCGTCGGCAAGACGGAACTGGCCCGCGCGCTGGCGGAGGCGCTGTTCGGCACCGACGACCGGATGGTCCGCCTGGACATGAGCGAGTACCAGGAGCGGCACACCGTCAGCCGGCTGGTGGGCGCCCCGCCCGGGTACGTCGGCCACGAGGAGGCCGGGCAACTGACGGAGGCGGTGCGCCGCCACCCGTACTCGCTGCTGCTCCTGGACGAGGTGGAGAAGGCGCACCCGGACGTCTTCAACATCCTGCTGCAGGTGTTGGACGACGGGCGGTTGACGGACTCCCAGGGCCGCACGGTCGACTTCACCAACACCGTCGTCGTGATGACCAGCAACCTCGGCTCGGAGGCCATCACCGGGCGCGGCGGCACGCTGGGCTTCACCCCCGGCGGCGCGGGTGGCGAGGCGGACGAGGAGGCTCGGCGCGAGAGGGTGCTGCGGCCGTTGCGGGAGCACTTCCGGCCGGAGTTCCTCAACCGCATCGACGAGATCGTGGTGTTCCGCCGGCTCTCCGACGAGCAGCTGCGTCGGATCACCGACATGCTGCTGGACGAGACGCGGCGGCGGGTCCACGCGCAGGACGTGGAGATCGAGTTCGCCCCGGAGGCCGTCGACTGGCTCGCCCGGCACGGCTACCAGCCCGAGTACGGTGCCCGGCCGCTGCGCCGCACCATCCAGCGGGAGGTGGACAACCCCCTCTCGCGGATGCTGCTCGGCGGCGAACTGGTGCCGCACACCCGACTGCGGGTGGACGTGGGCGAGGGCGGCCTCGTCTTCCACCGGGCCCCGGCACCGGCCGCCCCCGCGGGGTAG
- a CDS encoding hemerythrin domain-containing protein → MGHGGNVIDELTTDHREVEELFGRIEALPAGDERRKELADQAVIELVRHSVAEEQYLYPAVREFLPDGDEVADKELRDHAEAERTMKDLEGRSAADPEFDRLVGLLMREIRTHVEDEEQNLFPRLRRATSEQRLDELGEKVRTAKKTAPTRPHPSAPDTPPANKVMDRGAGMVDRVRDALTGRSEKH, encoded by the coding sequence ATGGGACACGGCGGGAACGTCATCGACGAGTTGACCACGGACCACCGGGAGGTCGAGGAACTCTTCGGCAGGATCGAGGCCCTGCCCGCGGGCGACGAGCGGCGCAAGGAGCTCGCCGACCAGGCCGTCATCGAGCTGGTGCGGCACTCCGTCGCCGAGGAGCAGTACCTCTACCCGGCGGTGCGCGAGTTCCTGCCGGACGGTGACGAGGTCGCCGACAAGGAACTCCGGGACCACGCCGAGGCCGAGCGCACCATGAAGGACTTGGAGGGCCGCAGCGCGGCCGATCCCGAGTTCGACCGGCTCGTCGGCCTGCTGATGCGCGAGATCCGCACCCACGTCGAGGACGAGGAGCAGAACCTCTTCCCGCGACTGCGCCGGGCGACGAGTGAGCAGCGGCTCGACGAGCTCGGGGAGAAGGTGCGCACGGCGAAGAAGACGGCCCCGACCCGTCCCCACCCCTCCGCGCCCGACACCCCTCCGGCGAACAAGGTGATGGACCGGGGAGCGGGCATGGTGGACCGGGTCCGCGACGCCCTCACCGGGCGCAGCGAGAAGCACTGA
- a CDS encoding RNA polymerase sigma factor SigF: protein MRSLSPEVQPTSGDVLPDQEQETVAPDLPDLPRIEDAGKVAPRDARQLSKLFFERLRVLEEGTHEYQYARNTLIELNLTLVNYVASRFRHRAEPMDDIVQVGTIGLIKAIDRFDLDREVEFTSFAVPYIVGEIKRFFRDTSWAVRVPRRLQELRIELARANEELGRRLGRSATTEELAEFMNVTVEEVIEGQVASNGYVAGSLDLPVGDEGKDTPLADQIGDVDPALEKVENLHALKPLMEQLDERDRRILQMRFGGDMTQSEIGAELGISQMHVSRLLSRALARLREGMLSQK from the coding sequence ATGCGTAGCCTGAGCCCGGAGGTTCAGCCGACGAGCGGTGACGTCTTGCCGGACCAGGAGCAGGAGACGGTCGCCCCCGATCTTCCGGACCTGCCCAGAATCGAGGACGCGGGCAAGGTGGCGCCCCGGGACGCCCGGCAGCTGTCGAAGCTCTTCTTCGAGCGGCTGAGGGTGCTGGAGGAGGGGACGCACGAGTACCAGTACGCGCGCAACACCCTCATCGAACTCAACCTGACCCTGGTGAACTACGTCGCCTCCCGTTTCCGGCACCGTGCCGAGCCGATGGACGACATCGTGCAGGTCGGGACCATCGGCCTGATCAAGGCCATCGACCGGTTCGACCTCGACCGGGAGGTGGAGTTCACCTCGTTCGCCGTCCCGTACATCGTGGGGGAGATCAAGCGCTTCTTCCGGGACACCAGCTGGGCCGTGCGCGTCCCGCGCCGGCTCCAGGAACTGCGCATCGAACTGGCCCGCGCCAACGAGGAGCTGGGCCGCAGGCTGGGGCGCTCCGCCACCACCGAGGAGTTGGCGGAGTTCATGAACGTCACGGTGGAGGAGGTCATCGAGGGGCAGGTGGCCAGCAACGGCTACGTCGCCGGTTCCCTCGACCTGCCCGTGGGCGACGAGGGCAAGGACACCCCCCTGGCCGACCAGATCGGCGACGTCGACCCGGCCCTGGAGAAGGTGGAGAACCTCCACGCCCTCAAGCCGCTGATGGAACAGTTGGACGAGCGGGACCGCCGCATCCTGCAGATGCGCTTCGGCGGGGACATGACGCAGTCGGAGATCGGGGCCGAGCTGGGCATCTCGCAGATGCACGTCTCACGGCTGCTGAGCCGGGCGCTGGCACGGCTGCGGGAGGGCATGCTCTCGCAGAAGTGA
- a CDS encoding VTT domain-containing protein, with protein sequence MTNLALGPGWLDPDHLIQTFGLIGILCIVFAESGLLIGFFLPGDSLLFTTGLLVVTDQYLHHPLWLVCTLVVISAVLGDQVGYMFGRKVGPALFRRPDSRLFKQENVEKAHEFFEKHGPKSLVLARFVPIVRTFTPIVAGVSRMNYRSFLVFNVLGGVLWGAGVTLLGAALGQVEFVRDNIDFILVGIVLLSVLPIAVEYLRARGRSRAAGVGRPAVPVAASAEPVGGAVGGPARPPARGRRRGRHAKR encoded by the coding sequence GTGACGAACCTCGCCCTCGGTCCCGGCTGGCTGGATCCGGACCACCTCATCCAGACCTTCGGTCTGATCGGCATCCTCTGCATCGTCTTCGCCGAGTCGGGCCTGCTCATCGGTTTCTTCCTGCCCGGTGACTCGCTGCTGTTCACCACCGGGCTGCTGGTCGTCACCGACCAGTACCTGCACCATCCGCTGTGGCTGGTCTGCACCCTGGTGGTGATCTCCGCGGTCCTCGGCGACCAAGTGGGCTACATGTTCGGTCGGAAGGTCGGGCCGGCCCTCTTCCGGCGCCCGGACTCCCGCCTCTTCAAGCAGGAGAACGTGGAGAAGGCCCACGAGTTCTTCGAAAAACACGGCCCCAAGTCCCTGGTGCTGGCCCGCTTCGTGCCGATCGTGCGGACCTTCACGCCGATCGTCGCCGGCGTCAGTCGGATGAACTACCGCAGCTTCCTGGTCTTCAACGTCCTCGGTGGCGTGCTGTGGGGCGCGGGCGTGACCCTCCTGGGCGCCGCGCTGGGCCAGGTGGAGTTCGTCCGCGACAACATCGACTTCATCCTGGTCGGCATCGTGCTGCTGTCGGTGCTGCCGATCGCCGTCGAGTACCTGCGTGCCCGCGGCCGATCCCGCGCGGCGGGGGTCGGCCGGCCGGCGGTCCCGGTCGCGGCGTCCGCCGAGCCCGTCGGCGGCGCGGTGGGCGGCCCGGCCCGTCCCCCTGCCCGGGGGCGGAGGCGGGGGCGTCACGCCAAACGCTGA